The Vanessa tameamea isolate UH-Manoa-2023 chromosome 2, ilVanTame1 primary haplotype, whole genome shotgun sequence genome has a segment encoding these proteins:
- the LOC113398225 gene encoding vacuolar protein-sorting-associated protein 25 isoform X3, whose product MKKSSVIQPHSETRSKQLEAWQQLISEYLKVTKQSTVDIRETQNSPLFNNASINRKLSSESLLTILEDMAKAGKAAPVDKSKNVWEVYWHSLDEWGNMIYSWASCNGLNNSVCTLFELREGDNTVGEEFHGLDMNILVKALKTLEVKGKCELMEFDESQGVKFF is encoded by the exons atgaaaaaaagtagtgt AATTCAACCACATTCAGAAACAAGATCCAAGCAGTTGGAAGCTTGGCAGCAATTGATATCAGAATATTTAAAAGTCACAAAGCAATCAACCGTGGACATAAGAGAGACACAGAACAGCCCCTTATTTAACAATGCCTCCATTAATAGAAAACTATCCTCCGAGTCTCTATTGACTATTTTAGAAGACATGGCTAAAGCTGGCAAAGCTGCACCTGtagataaaagtaaaaatgtctGGGAAGTGTACTGGCATTCTTTAGATGAATGGGGTAATATGATATATAGCTGGGCGAGCTGTAATGGCTTAAATAATTCTGTGTGTACTCTATTTGAGTTGCGGGAAGGTGACAACACAGTTGGTGAAG aatttCATGGACTGgatatgaatattttagtaaaagcaTTAAAAACACTTGAAGTGAAGGGCAAGTGTGAACTGATGGAATTCGATGAGAGTCAAGGAGTCAAGTTTTTCTGA
- the LOC113398225 gene encoding vacuolar protein-sorting-associated protein 25 isoform X2 translates to MAEISWPWQYNFPPFFTIQPHSETRSKQLEAWQQLISEYLKVTKQSTVDIRETQNSPLFNNASINRKLSSESLLTILEDMAKAGKAAPVDKSKNVWEVYWHSLDEWGNMIYSWASCNGLNNSVCTLFELREGDNTVGEEFHGLDMNILVKALKTLEVKGKCELMEFDESQGVKFF, encoded by the exons ATGGCAGAAATATCGTGGCCCTGGCAGTATAACTTTCCGCCTTTCTTTAC AATTCAACCACATTCAGAAACAAGATCCAAGCAGTTGGAAGCTTGGCAGCAATTGATATCAGAATATTTAAAAGTCACAAAGCAATCAACCGTGGACATAAGAGAGACACAGAACAGCCCCTTATTTAACAATGCCTCCATTAATAGAAAACTATCCTCCGAGTCTCTATTGACTATTTTAGAAGACATGGCTAAAGCTGGCAAAGCTGCACCTGtagataaaagtaaaaatgtctGGGAAGTGTACTGGCATTCTTTAGATGAATGGGGTAATATGATATATAGCTGGGCGAGCTGTAATGGCTTAAATAATTCTGTGTGTACTCTATTTGAGTTGCGGGAAGGTGACAACACAGTTGGTGAAG aatttCATGGACTGgatatgaatattttagtaaaagcaTTAAAAACACTTGAAGTGAAGGGCAAGTGTGAACTGATGGAATTCGATGAGAGTCAAGGAGTCAAGTTTTTCTGA
- the LOC113398225 gene encoding inositol-pentakisphosphate 2-kinase isoform X1, which produces MSVFGNAVKYLNEGNVHVVISILNTDYVIRLIKEDGKMVKDMEIIHNSVSFVNFVMIPLLFGYYQYKEEIIKMTSEDILRLSENLFNVRPKHRRVKSNFSQFAIKAPNLTIISYDRENYCLEIKPKEGFMASNLSKCSKCYYCLKQVLKLQENEVINISGYCPLDLFSGERKRMRKALLNLIKNPQNNFKLFKDGNIIYNETSNVNNFEMLIRNMTPYNSLNIFLDIIIEILLGDGISDIIIKESSEKNDINPNTEKCYNDGHQLPTNCFLNQLLTLQKLSENINLDLVTKNDDFQYVLNLLKDMRELNINLINMDDQKKFFETIDPLYLAMISAVAKDCSIMICLSNETHELYPSITIKDKSLSYKMSVTDLEPKSIKSLAKRKTTEQKLIELYEKK; this is translated from the coding sequence ATGAGTGTATTTGGTAATGCggtgaaatatttaaacgagGGAAATGTCCACGTCGTTATAAGCATTTTAAATACAGACTATGTCATAAGACTTATTAAGGAAGATGGGAAGATGGTGAAAGACATGGAAATTATCCACAATTCTGTAAGTTTCGTAAACTTTGTTATGATACCTTTATTATTTGGTTACTATCAGtataaagaagaaataattaaaatgacttcAGAAGATATATTGAGACTATCCGAAAACCTATTCAATGTTCGACCGAAACATAGACGGGTAAAATCGAATTTTAGTCAATTTGCCATTAAAGCGCCTAATTTGACAATAATATCATATGATCGTGAAAACTATTGCTTAGAAATTAAGCCAAAAGAAGGTTTTATGGcaagtaatttaagtaaatgCTCAAAATGTTACTATTGTTTAAAGcaagttttaaaattacaagaaaatgaAGTTATAAACATAAGTGGCTATTGTCCATTAGATCTTTTTTCTGGAGAAAGAAAAAGAATGAGGAAAGCTTTACTGAACTTGATTAAAAATCcacaaaataactttaaactatTCAAAgatggaaatattatttataatgaaacatcaaatgtgaataattttgaaatgttaataaGAAATATGACTCCTTATAATtccttgaatatatttttggatataataatagaaatattgctAGGTGATGGAAtttctgatataataattaaagaatcaAGTGAGAAAAATGACATAAACCCAAATACTGAGAAATGTTATAATGATGGACACCAGCTCCCTACTAACTGTTTCCTAAATCAACTACTAACTTTGCAAAAATTGTctgaaaacataaatttagaTTTGGTAACAAAAAATGATGATTTTCAATATGTTTTGAACCTTTTGAAAGATATGAGAGAGCTGaacattaacttaataaatatggaTGATCAGAAAAAGTTCTTTGAAACAATTGATCCACTTTACTTAGCCATGATATCTGCAGTAGCAAAAGATTGCTCTATTATGATATGTTTGTCGAATGAAACTCATGAATTATACCCATCTATAACAATTAAAGACAAaagtttatcatataaaatgtcTGTAACTGATTTGGAACCAAAGTCAATAAAATCACTGGCCAAAAGAAAAACTACTGAACAAAAGCTAAtagaattatatgaaaaaaagtag
- the LOC113398221 gene encoding NEDD8-conjugating enzyme UBE2F-like: MITLNRKLKKEHTETTNGVKIEPIKRISVRDKLLVKEVQEMNENLPATCSVNFEDPNVLNEFILTVAPDEGYWSGGKFKFSVFVTEDYNMAPPRVKCLTRLWHPNINLDGEICLSLLRQTSIDEHGWAPTRRLKDVVWGLNSLFTDLLNFEDPLNIEAAEMYKVNKIEFQSKVVEYIAVSKGKR, translated from the exons ATGATAACGCTTAATAGAAAGTTAAAAAAGGAACATACGGAGACGACCAATGGGGTTAAAATTGAACCTATAAAAAGAATATCGGTTAGAGACAAGTTATTGGTGAAAGAAGTACAAGAAATGAACGAAAATCTTCCTGCAACGTGTTCTGTAAATTTTGAGGATCCTAATGttttaaacgaatttattttaactgtagCCCCTGATGAGGGATATTGGTCTGgaggaaaatttaaatttagtgtatTTGTTACAGAAGATTATAATATGGCT ccaCCAAGAGTAAAATGTTTAACTAGACTGTGGCATCCCAATATTAATTTGGATGGGGAAATATGTTTATCATTGCTTCGTCAAACATCTATAGATGAACATGGTTGGGCACCAACGAGACGGCTCAAGGATGTTGTTTGGGGTCTGAATTCATTATTTACT gacttattaaattttgaagatcCATTAAACATAGAAGCGGCAGAAATGTACAAAGTGAATAAAATCGAGTTTCAATCGAAGGTCGTAGAGTATATTGCAGTTTCGAAAGGCAAGAGATGA